The proteins below come from a single Salinilacihabitans rarus genomic window:
- a CDS encoding MTH1187 family thiamine-binding protein: MTVIGFLSTAPVVEGSMAGEVAKAVDALDAFDVEYETGPMGTTIEAADVDELFAAAQAAHEAIDADRVSTVLKIDDKRASDAPAAEKVASVEEHLGREARGGD; the protein is encoded by the coding sequence ATGACGGTCATCGGATTCCTGAGTACCGCGCCCGTCGTCGAGGGGAGCATGGCCGGGGAGGTCGCGAAGGCGGTCGACGCCCTCGACGCGTTCGACGTCGAGTACGAGACCGGCCCGATGGGGACGACCATCGAGGCCGCGGACGTCGACGAACTGTTCGCGGCCGCGCAGGCGGCCCACGAGGCGATCGACGCCGACCGCGTGAGCACGGTGTTGAAGATCGACGACAAGCGCGCGAGCGACGCCCCGGCGGCCGAGAAGGTCGCGTCGGTCGAGGAACACCTCGGGCGGGAGGCCCGCGGCGGCGACTGA
- a CDS encoding heavy-metal-associated domain-containing protein has translation MERTTLPVDGMACDGCERNVTEALESLEGVSSATADHEAGEVRVEHDESLVDDETIAGAVEDAGYEVAA, from the coding sequence ATGGAACGGACCACACTTCCCGTAGACGGGATGGCCTGTGACGGCTGCGAGCGAAACGTGACGGAGGCGCTCGAATCGCTCGAAGGCGTCTCGTCGGCGACCGCGGACCACGAGGCGGGCGAGGTGCGCGTCGAGCACGACGAGTCCCTCGTCGACGACGAGACGATCGCGGGCGCGGTCGAGGACGCCGGCTACGAGGTCGCGGCGTAG
- the mch gene encoding methenyltetrahydromethanopterin cyclohydrolase encodes MESLNRMAIELVDEALEYAEELNVGGYDLDNEATVLDFGVEFDAGLEAGLLLTEIQTAGLATPSRHLAEVAGASLPHVELTTDQPALALLCSQKAGWELATEDFEGLGSGPARALVAEEEEFRRIGYTDVFDLTALAVETDELPTEAAAEQVADLADVEPSGVFLLAFPTASVVGSVTNAARAAELATFRLAELGYDPLDIVSATGRAPVAPVAADERAAIARTNDALAYGGRAHLIVREDADYFDEVPSTAAAEHGRPFADIFEERDWSFDDTPAELFAPASVTIDVLGGPTYVHGETDEELLAESFGL; translated from the coding sequence ATGGAAAGTCTCAACCGGATGGCCATCGAGCTGGTCGACGAAGCCCTCGAATACGCCGAGGAACTGAACGTCGGGGGCTACGACCTCGACAACGAGGCGACCGTCCTCGACTTCGGCGTCGAGTTCGACGCCGGCCTCGAGGCGGGGCTGTTGCTCACGGAGATCCAGACCGCCGGGCTGGCGACGCCGAGTCGCCACCTCGCGGAGGTCGCCGGCGCGTCGCTCCCCCACGTCGAACTGACGACCGACCAGCCCGCGCTCGCGCTGCTGTGCTCGCAGAAGGCCGGCTGGGAGCTCGCCACCGAGGACTTCGAGGGGCTTGGCAGCGGGCCGGCCCGCGCGCTCGTCGCCGAGGAAGAGGAGTTCCGCCGGATCGGCTACACGGACGTCTTCGACCTGACTGCGCTCGCGGTCGAGACCGACGAACTCCCGACCGAAGCGGCGGCCGAACAGGTCGCCGACCTCGCGGACGTCGAACCCAGCGGCGTCTTCCTGCTGGCGTTCCCGACGGCGAGCGTCGTCGGCAGCGTCACCAACGCCGCCCGCGCGGCCGAACTCGCGACGTTCCGGCTGGCGGAACTCGGCTACGACCCGCTCGATATCGTCTCGGCGACCGGCCGGGCCCCGGTCGCCCCCGTCGCCGCCGACGAGCGGGCCGCGATCGCCCGGACGAACGACGCGCTGGCCTACGGCGGCCGGGCCCACCTGATCGTCCGCGAGGACGCCGACTACTTCGACGAGGTGCCCTCGACCGCCGCGGCCGAGCACGGCCGGCCGTTCGCCGACATCTTCGAGGAGCGCGACTGGTCGTTCGACGACACCCCCGCCGAACTGTTCGCGCCCGCGTCGGTGACGATCGACGTGCTCGGCGGCCCGACGTACGTCCACGGCGAGACCGACGAGGAACTGCTCGCCGAGTCGTTCGGCCTCTAG
- a CDS encoding NAD-dependent epimerase/dehydratase family protein has product MIVFVAGSTGVLGRRLVDRLADRGHDVVGLVRDDAGAERVRERGGRPRYGDVLEPAGLREAAEGADVVVHAATAIPTGRRPSAADRERNDRVRIEGTRTLLDAADAVGADRVVLQSVVWVARRPDGRPFDETAEPNPDRTTRSALDAERLLVHGAGERGLERVRERWLDEGTIRESGDGYEWAEA; this is encoded by the coding sequence ATGATCGTCTTCGTCGCAGGCTCGACCGGCGTGCTCGGCCGCCGACTCGTCGACCGACTCGCCGACCGCGGTCACGACGTCGTCGGCCTCGTGCGCGACGACGCGGGCGCCGAGCGGGTCCGCGAGCGCGGCGGGCGACCCCGCTACGGCGACGTCCTCGAACCCGCCGGCCTGCGGGAGGCCGCCGAGGGGGCCGACGTCGTGGTCCACGCCGCGACGGCGATTCCGACCGGCCGCAGGCCCTCGGCCGCGGACCGGGAGCGAAACGACCGGGTCCGGATCGAGGGGACGCGGACCCTGCTCGACGCGGCGGACGCGGTCGGGGCCGACCGCGTCGTCCTCCAGAGCGTCGTCTGGGTCGCCCGCCGGCCCGACGGCCGGCCGTTCGACGAGACGGCCGAGCCGAATCCCGACCGGACCACGCGGTCGGCGCTCGACGCCGAGCGACTCCTCGTCCACGGCGCGGGCGAGCGGGGGCTCGAACGCGTCCGCGAGCGGTGGCTCGACGAGGGGACGATCCGCGAGAGCGGCGACGGCTACGAGTGGGCGGAGGCGTAG
- a CDS encoding GTPBP1 family GTP-binding protein — MSRDRALLERALERGEQDGGNVEFKERLLRDVHLDGGRRESLAAQLRHRVLSGDGEATYVVGVTDDGGLAGIDQDAFSESMDVLSLLAEEAGAHIDEVQTWGVKDGLVGLATIREGAVLETDDEHVVVGTAGHVDHGKSTLVGSLVTGNADDGDGATRAFLDVQPHEVERGLSADLSYAVYGFDDDGPVRVRNPDRKADRAKVVEEADRLVSFVDTVGHEPWLRTTIRGLVGQKLDYGLLVVAADDGPTRTTREHLGVLLATELPTIVAITKTDVVDDERVEEVEREVERLLREAGKSPLRIERHGVDAAIREISETVVPIVETSAVTMEGLDVLDELFDRLPKTGSGEGEFRMYVDRSYSVTGVGAVASGTVMSGEVEAGDELLIGPLPDGRFREVEVRSIEMHYHRVDRARAGRIVGIALKGVKESVIERGMVLLPADADPDPVREFEAEVMVLNHPTRIGDGYEPVVHLETIGEAAAFYPEDGRLLPGDTGKTTVRFKFRPYLVEEGQKFVFREGRSKGVGTVTEVHPED, encoded by the coding sequence ATGAGCCGTGACCGGGCCCTTCTGGAGCGGGCCCTGGAACGTGGCGAACAGGACGGCGGGAACGTGGAGTTCAAGGAACGATTGCTGCGCGACGTCCACCTCGACGGGGGGCGCCGGGAGAGTCTCGCCGCGCAGCTTCGCCACCGGGTGCTCTCGGGCGACGGCGAGGCGACGTACGTCGTCGGCGTGACCGACGACGGCGGCCTTGCCGGCATCGATCAGGACGCGTTCTCGGAGTCGATGGACGTCCTCTCGCTGCTGGCCGAAGAGGCCGGCGCCCACATCGACGAGGTCCAGACGTGGGGCGTCAAGGACGGCCTCGTCGGTCTCGCGACGATCCGCGAGGGCGCCGTCCTCGAGACGGACGACGAACACGTCGTCGTCGGGACCGCCGGCCACGTCGACCACGGCAAGAGCACGCTCGTCGGCTCGCTCGTCACGGGGAACGCGGACGACGGCGACGGCGCGACCCGGGCGTTCCTCGACGTCCAGCCCCACGAGGTCGAGCGCGGCCTCTCGGCGGACCTCTCCTACGCGGTCTACGGCTTCGACGACGACGGCCCCGTCCGGGTTCGCAACCCCGACCGCAAGGCCGACCGCGCGAAGGTCGTCGAGGAGGCCGACCGCCTCGTCTCGTTCGTCGACACCGTCGGCCACGAACCATGGCTGCGGACCACCATCCGGGGGCTGGTCGGCCAGAAACTCGACTACGGCCTGCTGGTCGTCGCGGCCGACGACGGCCCCACCCGGACCACCCGCGAGCACCTCGGCGTCCTGCTCGCCACGGAACTCCCGACCATCGTCGCGATCACCAAGACCGACGTCGTCGACGACGAGCGCGTCGAGGAGGTCGAACGCGAGGTCGAGCGCCTCCTCCGGGAGGCCGGCAAGTCCCCCCTCCGGATCGAGCGCCACGGCGTCGACGCCGCGATCAGGGAGATCAGCGAGACGGTCGTCCCCATCGTCGAGACCAGCGCCGTCACGATGGAGGGCCTCGACGTCCTCGACGAACTGTTCGACCGCCTCCCGAAGACCGGCAGCGGCGAGGGCGAGTTCCGGATGTACGTCGACCGCAGCTACTCGGTGACCGGCGTCGGCGCCGTCGCCTCCGGCACCGTCATGTCCGGCGAGGTGGAAGCCGGCGACGAACTCCTGATCGGGCCGCTGCCCGACGGCCGGTTCCGGGAGGTCGAGGTGCGCTCGATCGAGATGCACTACCACCGCGTCGACCGCGCGCGGGCCGGCCGGATCGTCGGCATCGCGCTCAAGGGCGTCAAGGAGAGCGTCATCGAGCGCGGGATGGTGCTCCTGCCGGCCGACGCCGACCCCGACCCCGTCCGCGAGTTCGAGGCCGAGGTGATGGTGCTCAACCACCCGACCCGCATCGGCGACGGCTACGAACCCGTCGTCCACCTCGAGACGATCGGCGAAGCGGCGGCGTTCTACCCCGAGGACGGCCGCCTGCTCCCCGGCGACACCGGCAAGACCACCGTCCGGTTCAAGTTCCGCCCGTACCTCGTCGAGGAGGGCCAGAAGTTCGTCTTCCGCGAGGGCCGGAGCAAGGGCGTCGGTACCGTGACCGAGGTCCACCCCGAGGACTGA
- a CDS encoding J domain-containing protein: protein MTRSRLILGLAATFAGLAAVSAIGAVVSGSPVALAVAAPLGVTSYVMYYHGSGRLERAVSRGEAGRRRRRDGGGFGAGPRTRGGARTGGSTGRSKPDPDGPSAASARRELGVGADADGDEIRRAYRERVKEVHPDRGGDRATFRRTTAAYERLRE from the coding sequence GTGACCCGTTCCCGGCTGATCCTCGGACTCGCCGCGACGTTCGCCGGCCTCGCCGCGGTCTCGGCGATCGGCGCCGTCGTCAGCGGGTCGCCGGTCGCGCTCGCCGTGGCCGCGCCGCTCGGGGTGACGAGCTACGTCATGTACTACCACGGCAGCGGCCGGCTCGAACGGGCGGTCTCGCGCGGCGAGGCCGGTCGACGTCGGCGCCGCGACGGGGGCGGCTTCGGCGCCGGACCGCGGACCCGCGGCGGGGCGCGAACCGGGGGCTCGACCGGCCGTTCGAAGCCGGACCCGGACGGCCCGTCGGCGGCCAGCGCCCGCCGCGAACTCGGCGTCGGTGCCGACGCCGACGGCGACGAGATCCGGCGAGCCTACCGCGAGCGGGTCAAGGAGGTCCACCCCGACCGCGGCGGCGACCGGGCGACGTTCCGGCGGACGACCGCGGCGTACGAACGGCTACGCGAGTGA
- a CDS encoding S1C family serine protease, producing MTRTRTTRRGLLGAAGGLLAAGTAGRLAVRSRPNADGTGARLQENDTQNESDDAEAAGEDRYASVYDDAIDSVVLVSVGPTEGRGPGRGATGSGFVYDEEHVLTNAHVVGGAEEVSVQFVDEEWRAGTVVGTDPHGDLAVVRVADLPDDATPLPLVEGTPDVGEEVVALGSPLGLDASISAGIVSGLDRSLPSPAGFSIPATIQTDAPVNPGNSGGPLVNLDGEVVGIVFAGAGQNIGFAIPAALVRRVVPALIEDGEYAHPYLGVGVVPITPPVAEANDLDRTRGVLVSEVAPGSPADGTIEPAGEVEVVDGEPVPVGGDVIVDVEGESIPNQDRLASYLALETAPGEAVEIGVRRDGERETLEVTLGERPDGGEPR from the coding sequence GTGACTCGAACGCGGACCACACGCAGAGGCCTCCTCGGAGCGGCGGGCGGGCTCCTCGCGGCGGGGACGGCCGGTCGCCTCGCCGTCCGATCGAGGCCGAACGCGGACGGGACGGGCGCGCGCCTGCAGGAGAACGACACCCAAAACGAGAGCGACGACGCCGAGGCGGCGGGCGAGGACCGGTACGCGTCGGTCTACGACGACGCGATCGATTCGGTCGTCCTCGTCAGCGTCGGGCCGACGGAGGGCCGGGGGCCGGGTCGGGGCGCGACGGGATCGGGGTTCGTCTACGACGAGGAGCACGTCCTCACGAACGCCCACGTCGTCGGCGGTGCCGAGGAGGTCTCGGTGCAGTTCGTCGACGAGGAGTGGCGCGCCGGGACCGTCGTCGGGACCGACCCCCACGGCGACCTCGCGGTCGTCCGCGTCGCGGACCTCCCCGACGACGCGACGCCCCTGCCGCTGGTGGAGGGGACGCCCGACGTCGGCGAGGAGGTCGTCGCGCTCGGGAGCCCGCTGGGGCTCGACGCCTCGATCTCGGCGGGGATCGTCAGCGGCCTCGACCGCTCGCTGCCGAGTCCCGCGGGCTTTTCGATTCCGGCGACGATCCAGACCGACGCGCCGGTCAATCCGGGCAACAGCGGCGGCCCGCTCGTGAACCTCGACGGCGAGGTCGTCGGCATCGTCTTCGCCGGCGCGGGACAGAACATCGGCTTTGCCATCCCCGCGGCGCTCGTCCGCCGGGTCGTCCCCGCCCTGATCGAGGACGGCGAGTACGCCCACCCCTACCTCGGCGTGGGCGTCGTCCCGATCACGCCGCCGGTCGCCGAGGCGAACGACCTCGATCGAACCCGGGGCGTCCTCGTCAGCGAGGTCGCGCCGGGGTCGCCGGCCGACGGCACCATCGAACCGGCCGGCGAGGTCGAGGTGGTCGACGGCGAACCCGTCCCCGTCGGCGGCGACGTCATCGTCGACGTCGAGGGCGAGTCGATCCCGAACCAGGACCGGCTGGCGTCGTACCTCGCGCTGGAGACCGCCCCCGGGGAGGCAGTCGAGATCGGCGTCCGACGAGACGGCGAACGCGAGACGCTCGAAGTGACCCTCGGGGAGCGGCCGGACGGCGGCGAACCGCGGTAG
- the pyrF gene encoding orotidine-5'-phosphate decarboxylase translates to MNFFDRLHDRIRTVDSVVSVGLDPDPDRIPAHLADHDLPRWAFNRRIIDATHEHAAAFKPNAAFYEDPDGWTALEETVAYAHGKGVPVLLDAKRADIGNTTRQYARVLDTVDAITVSPYMGRDSLQPFLADEEAGVFVLCRTSNPGGADLQDLELETGERLYERVAALADLWNENDNVGLVVGATEPEELEALREQVPALPFLVPGVGAQGGDAEAAVEYGLADGVGLVNSSRGIIFAGVDGTARDAAETFDAAAGQAAKRLKKRLNRYRD, encoded by the coding sequence ATGAACTTCTTCGACCGACTGCACGACCGCATCCGGACGGTCGACAGCGTCGTGAGCGTCGGCCTCGATCCGGACCCGGACCGCATCCCCGCCCACCTCGCGGACCACGACCTCCCCCGCTGGGCGTTCAACCGGCGGATCATCGACGCCACCCACGAACACGCCGCGGCTTTCAAGCCCAACGCCGCCTTCTACGAGGACCCCGACGGCTGGACCGCCCTCGAAGAGACCGTCGCCTACGCCCACGGGAAGGGCGTGCCGGTGTTGCTCGACGCCAAGCGCGCGGACATCGGGAACACGACCCGCCAGTACGCCCGGGTCCTCGATACGGTCGACGCGATCACCGTCAGCCCCTACATGGGCCGGGACTCGCTGCAGCCGTTCCTCGCGGACGAGGAGGCCGGCGTCTTCGTCCTCTGTCGCACCTCGAACCCCGGCGGCGCGGACCTGCAGGACCTCGAACTCGAGACGGGCGAGCGTCTCTACGAGCGGGTCGCCGCCCTCGCCGACCTGTGGAACGAGAACGACAACGTGGGGCTCGTGGTGGGCGCGACCGAACCCGAGGAACTCGAAGCGCTGCGCGAGCAGGTGCCCGCCCTCCCCTTCCTCGTCCCCGGCGTCGGCGCGCAGGGCGGGGACGCCGAGGCGGCCGTCGAGTACGGCCTCGCCGACGGCGTCGGCCTCGTCAACTCCTCGCGCGGGATCATCTTCGCCGGGGTCGACGGCACGGCGCGGGACGCCGCCGAGACCTTCGACGCGGCCGCGGGACAGGCCGCAAAGCGGCTCAAGAAGCGACTGAACCGGTACCGGGACTGA
- a CDS encoding methylglyoxal synthase: MTRLALIAHDEKKPDLIEFARSHEEQLREYDLIATGTTGKRLTAETDLEIERKQSGPLGGDLEIGAEVARDRLDGIVFLRDPLTAQPHEPDISALLRICDVHDTALATNRASAELLVEGFADEE; encoded by the coding sequence ATGACGCGCCTCGCGCTGATCGCCCACGACGAGAAGAAACCCGACCTGATCGAGTTCGCGCGGAGCCACGAGGAGCAACTGCGCGAGTACGACCTGATCGCGACCGGCACCACCGGCAAGCGCCTGACGGCGGAGACCGACCTGGAGATCGAGCGCAAGCAGTCGGGACCGCTCGGCGGCGACCTGGAGATCGGCGCGGAGGTCGCCCGGGACCGCCTCGACGGCATCGTCTTCCTGCGCGATCCGCTCACGGCCCAGCCCCACGAGCCGGACATCTCGGCGCTGTTGCGGATCTGTGACGTCCACGACACCGCGCTGGCGACGAACCGCGCGTCGGCGGAACTGCTCGTCGAGGGGTTCGCCGACGAGGAGTGA
- a CDS encoding MaoC family dehydratase codes for MPKYFEEYAVGDVSEFGERTVTREEIVSFAERYDPQPFHVDEEAAAESMFGGLVASGWHTAAVCMRMFVEHMADEAWLGARGVDRLRWIQPVRPGDTLSATAEVVDRRPHEDDPTVGHVDTKLTAYNQDGEAVLSWVGLGIVRRRPGDD; via the coding sequence ATGCCGAAGTACTTCGAGGAGTACGCGGTCGGCGACGTCAGCGAGTTCGGCGAGCGAACCGTCACGCGCGAAGAGATCGTCTCGTTCGCGGAGCGGTACGACCCCCAGCCGTTCCACGTCGACGAGGAGGCGGCCGCGGAGTCGATGTTCGGCGGCCTCGTCGCCAGCGGCTGGCACACCGCGGCGGTCTGCATGCGCATGTTCGTCGAGCACATGGCCGACGAGGCGTGGCTGGGCGCCCGGGGCGTCGACCGACTCCGGTGGATCCAGCCGGTCCGGCCGGGTGACACGCTGTCGGCGACGGCCGAGGTCGTCGACAGGCGCCCCCACGAGGACGACCCGACCGTCGGCCACGTCGACACGAAGCTCACGGCGTACAATCAGGACGGCGAGGCGGTCCTCTCGTGGGTCGGCCTCGGGATTGTCCGGCGTCGGCCCGGGGACGACTGA
- a CDS encoding cation:proton antiporter regulatory subunit has translation MAIYESDLPGVGKKFEVELDGEERLIIVTHNTGKREVFLKPDADADGEKLFEVSDRLARTIGTILEGAYFQPVQTERVETMLSDETFIEWYGVSEDAELAGRTLAEARVRERTGVSIVAIQRDDEVVPAPSPDTVIEAGDTLVVVGDREDCREFETLLGTVDEP, from the coding sequence ATGGCAATCTACGAGAGCGACCTCCCCGGCGTCGGCAAGAAGTTCGAGGTCGAACTCGACGGCGAGGAGCGACTCATCATCGTCACCCACAACACCGGCAAGCGGGAGGTGTTCCTGAAGCCGGATGCGGACGCCGACGGCGAGAAACTGTTCGAGGTCTCGGATCGGCTCGCGCGGACCATCGGCACCATCCTCGAAGGGGCGTACTTCCAGCCGGTCCAGACCGAGCGCGTCGAGACGATGCTCTCGGACGAGACGTTCATCGAGTGGTACGGCGTCTCCGAGGACGCTGAACTGGCGGGCCGGACGCTCGCCGAGGCGCGGGTCCGCGAGCGCACCGGCGTCTCGATCGTCGCGATTCAGCGCGACGACGAGGTCGTCCCCGCGCCGTCGCCGGACACCGTCATCGAGGCCGGCGACACGCTCGTCGTCGTCGGCGACCGGGAGGACTGCAGGGAGTTCGAGACGCTGCTCGGGACCGTCGACGAGCCGTGA
- a CDS encoding cation:proton antiporter, which translates to MAETALIDVGVLFATVAVAGLVANRLDQSVIPFYIVAGILLSPYVLGSLDLPALLGTGAVPHGEALALSGESEFVHLGAELGIVFLLFFLGLEFNLDRLLDARERIGKAGTVDLAINFGIGLLLGYALFGAFVPAFFVAGIVYISSSAIITKSLLDLGWIANDEADPMLGTLVYEDLFIAVYLAVAAALAVGGGDLGAAARSIGLAIGFILALLLLVSLGTAWFQRSLDTDTNEFVVLRAIGITVLIAGAALALGVSEAVAAFFVGMAFSSTDHVHDLERLLEPVRDTFAAIFFFWIGLETDPRLFLGVAGLVAVAAALTTPSKLVSGYLGGRIYGLDERRSLRVGLGMTTRGEFSLIIASVALAGADAALAEVAGTIYAFAVGYVLVMSVLGTSLMGYSDRIESVVVPRLESPRGGAAPTDD; encoded by the coding sequence GTGGCTGAGACCGCGCTGATCGACGTCGGCGTGCTCTTCGCGACCGTCGCGGTCGCGGGCCTCGTCGCGAACCGGCTCGACCAGTCGGTCATTCCGTTCTACATCGTCGCGGGAATCCTCCTGAGCCCGTACGTCCTCGGCTCGCTCGACCTCCCCGCGTTGCTCGGGACGGGAGCCGTCCCCCACGGCGAGGCGCTGGCGCTCTCGGGCGAGTCCGAGTTCGTCCACCTCGGGGCGGAACTCGGGATCGTCTTCCTGCTGTTCTTTCTCGGCCTCGAGTTCAACCTCGACCGCCTGCTCGACGCCCGCGAGCGCATCGGCAAGGCCGGGACCGTCGACCTCGCGATCAACTTCGGGATCGGCCTGCTGCTTGGCTACGCGCTGTTCGGCGCGTTCGTCCCGGCGTTTTTCGTCGCCGGGATCGTCTACATCTCTTCGAGCGCGATCATCACGAAGTCGCTGCTCGACCTCGGCTGGATCGCCAACGACGAGGCCGACCCCATGCTGGGGACGCTCGTCTACGAGGACCTGTTCATCGCCGTCTACCTCGCCGTCGCCGCCGCGCTCGCGGTCGGCGGCGGCGACCTCGGCGCGGCCGCGCGCTCGATCGGCCTCGCGATCGGGTTCATCCTCGCGTTGCTCCTGCTGGTCTCGCTCGGCACCGCGTGGTTCCAGCGCAGCCTCGACACCGATACCAACGAGTTCGTCGTCCTCCGGGCGATCGGGATCACCGTCCTGATCGCCGGCGCGGCGCTCGCGCTGGGGGTCAGCGAGGCCGTCGCCGCCTTCTTCGTCGGGATGGCGTTCTCCTCGACCGACCACGTCCACGACCTCGAACGGCTGCTCGAACCCGTCCGCGACACGTTCGCGGCGATCTTCTTCTTCTGGATCGGCCTCGAAACGGACCCGCGGCTGTTCCTCGGCGTCGCCGGTCTGGTCGCGGTCGCCGCCGCGCTCACGACCCCCTCGAAACTCGTCAGCGGCTACCTCGGCGGCCGGATCTACGGCCTCGACGAGCGCCGGTCGCTCCGGGTCGGCCTCGGGATGACCACCCGCGGCGAGTTCTCGCTGATCATCGCGAGCGTGGCACTCGCCGGCGCCGACGCCGCCCTCGCGGAGGTCGCGGGAACGATCTACGCCTTCGCCGTCGGTTACGTGCTGGTGATGAGCGTGCTGGGGACCTCCCTGATGGGCTACTCCGACCGGATCGAGTCGGTCGTCGTCCCGCGCCTCGAGTCGCCCCGCGGCGGCGCCGCGCCGACGGACGACTGA
- a CDS encoding HAD family hydrolase codes for MPRAVVFDLDYTLAVPERDRATILAEAAEEAGAPPLSREAYLDAHRRNLTRETREPIFADLLDGRDTDADPAAVAAAYRETIADSLAPLPGVEGMLDDLRSAYRVGLLTNGPVLAQRDKLATLGWERAFDAVLVTGELAAGKPDERAFAAVLDELSVASDEAVYVGDEVEADVAGATNAGMDAVQVLLPDGPGPDPRAVAYVEQADIATELPGIVADLN; via the coding sequence ATGCCACGGGCGGTCGTCTTCGACCTCGATTACACCCTGGCGGTCCCCGAGCGCGACCGGGCGACGATCCTCGCCGAGGCCGCGGAGGAAGCCGGCGCCCCGCCGCTCTCGCGCGAGGCGTACCTCGACGCCCACCGGCGCAACCTCACCCGCGAGACGCGCGAACCGATCTTCGCCGACCTGCTCGACGGCCGCGACACCGACGCCGACCCCGCCGCGGTGGCCGCCGCCTACCGCGAGACGATCGCCGACTCGCTGGCTCCCCTGCCCGGCGTCGAGGGGATGCTCGACGACCTCCGGTCGGCGTACCGGGTCGGCCTGCTCACCAACGGCCCGGTGCTGGCCCAGCGGGACAAACTCGCCACGCTCGGCTGGGAGCGGGCGTTCGACGCCGTGCTCGTCACCGGCGAACTCGCGGCCGGCAAGCCCGACGAGCGGGCGTTCGCGGCGGTCCTCGACGAACTGTCGGTCGCCTCAGACGAGGCGGTCTACGTCGGCGACGAGGTCGAGGCCGACGTCGCCGGCGCGACGAACGCCGGGATGGACGCCGTGCAGGTGCTGCTGCCTGACGGCCCCGGCCCGGACCCGCGTGCGGTCGCCTACGTCGAACAGGCCGACATCGCGACCGAACTGCCGGGGATCGTCGCCGACCTGAACTGA
- a CDS encoding Leu/Phe/Val dehydrogenase: protein MVHDAMLESGHEQVTHFVDEETGLRAIVAIHDTTLGPALGGTRLLPYETEADALRDVMRLSRAMTYKAAAADLELGGGKAVIVDDPDEKTEAKFRAYGRMVDRLGGHYITSVDVNTGVAEMDVVAEGTDHVVGTSDGLGDPSPVTARGIFSGIRASVETVYGTDDFDDRTVVVQGVGKVGQNLVGLLREAGATVKVSDVDEAAVESVVAEYGVESVAPEDVYDEPCDVFAPCAVGGVINDETIPRLDCDVVAGGANNVLAERRHAADLHERGILYAPDYVINAGGLITVAKEHEGGTMADAMAEAEAIGDRLLDLIGRAEDHETTVLDAAERYARERIGGADEARVASPQ from the coding sequence ATGGTCCACGACGCGATGCTCGAGTCCGGCCACGAGCAGGTAACCCACTTCGTCGACGAGGAGACCGGCTTGCGAGCGATCGTCGCGATCCACGACACGACCCTCGGCCCGGCGCTCGGGGGGACGCGCCTGCTGCCGTACGAAACCGAGGCCGACGCGCTCCGGGACGTGATGCGCCTCTCGCGGGCGATGACGTACAAGGCCGCGGCGGCCGACCTCGAACTCGGCGGCGGGAAGGCCGTGATCGTCGACGACCCCGACGAGAAGACCGAGGCGAAGTTCCGCGCCTACGGCCGGATGGTCGACCGCCTCGGCGGCCACTACATCACCTCCGTCGACGTGAACACGGGCGTCGCGGAGATGGACGTCGTCGCCGAGGGGACCGACCACGTCGTCGGAACGAGCGACGGCCTCGGTGACCCCTCGCCGGTCACCGCGCGGGGCATCTTCTCGGGGATCCGCGCCAGCGTCGAGACCGTCTACGGGACCGACGACTTCGACGACCGCACCGTGGTCGTCCAGGGCGTCGGCAAGGTCGGACAGAACCTCGTCGGCCTGCTGCGCGAGGCGGGTGCGACGGTGAAAGTGAGCGACGTCGACGAGGCGGCCGTCGAGTCGGTCGTCGCCGAGTACGGCGTCGAGTCGGTCGCGCCCGAGGACGTCTACGACGAACCCTGCGACGTCTTCGCGCCGTGTGCCGTCGGCGGCGTCATCAACGACGAGACGATCCCGCGACTCGACTGCGACGTCGTCGCCGGCGGCGCGAACAACGTTCTGGCGGAGCGACGCCACGCCGCGGATCTGCACGAGCGCGGCATCCTCTACGCGCCGGACTACGTCATCAACGCCGGCGGCCTGATCACCGTCGCGAAGGAACACGAGGGCGGGACGATGGCCGACGCCATGGCGGAGGCCGAGGCGATCGGCGACCGCCTGCTCGACCTGATCGGACGCGCCGAGGACCACGAGACGACCGTCCTCGACGCCGCCGAACGGTACGCGAGAGAGCGCATCGGCGGCGCCGACGAGGCCCGCGTCGCCTCGCCGCAGTAG